The following coding sequences lie in one Anomaloglossus baeobatrachus isolate aAnoBae1 chromosome 7, aAnoBae1.hap1, whole genome shotgun sequence genomic window:
- the LOC142246225 gene encoding histone H2B 1.1-like codes for MPDPAKSAPAAKKGSKKAVTKTQKKDGKKRRKTRKESYAIYVYKVLKQVHPDTGISSKAMGIMNCFVGDIFERISGEASRLAHYNKRHTITSREIQTAVRLLLPGELAKHAVSEGTKAVTKYTSAK; via the coding sequence ATGCCTGATCCCGCCAAGTCCGCCCCAGCCGCCAAGAAGGGGTCCAAGAAAGCCgtgaccaagactcagaagaaggatggcaagaagcggaggaagaccaggaaggagagctatgccatctacgtgtacaaggtgctgaagcaggtgcaccccgacaccggcatctcctccaaggccatgggcatcatgaactgcttcgttggtgacatcttcgagcgcatctcaggggaagcctcccgcctggctcattacaacaagcgccacaccatcacctcccgggagatccagaccgccgtgcgcctgctgctgccgggagagctggccaagcacgccgtgtccgagggcaccaaggccgtcaccaagtacaccagcgccaagtga